One genomic region from Bacillus sp. SLBN-46 encodes:
- a CDS encoding GerAB/ArcD/ProY family transporter — translation MEKAKIKASQLFVLVVLFEMGSAILVGLGAQAKQDAWISILLGLVGGLGVFLIYYRLFLYYPDLPITSYVQQITGKWIGRMIGFFYVIYFLYCASRVLRDFGELLTSTIYTNTPLIVINCLMIVTIIYAIHKGFEVIARVGELFFMIIYIMAVVGFLLVLFSGLIHLQNLRPVLENGFMPIVKTFLGETITFPFGEMVVFTMLLPYINDPKKVKIVCMGGMILSGINITITAVINIAALGTELFVRANFPLLTTISKIRIAEFIERLDVFFMLYLIVGGFFKITLYFYAGVAGAADIFKFDKLRNLSVPLGAFVLFSSVTIASNYAEHIKEGLRIVPIYLHWPFQIIIPSMLLVVAFFRNRKKKAS, via the coding sequence GTGGAGAAAGCAAAAATAAAGGCGTCACAATTATTCGTGCTTGTTGTGCTGTTTGAGATGGGCAGTGCGATACTTGTAGGTCTTGGAGCACAGGCGAAACAAGATGCATGGATAAGCATTTTGCTCGGTTTAGTGGGCGGATTAGGAGTTTTCTTAATATACTATCGTTTGTTTCTCTACTATCCAGATCTTCCTATTACGAGCTATGTACAACAGATAACCGGAAAATGGATAGGACGAATGATTGGTTTCTTTTACGTTATTTATTTTTTATATTGCGCATCTAGGGTGTTACGGGACTTTGGAGAATTATTAACGTCAACTATATATACAAATACACCGTTAATTGTTATTAATTGTTTAATGATTGTGACAATTATTTACGCTATACATAAAGGATTTGAGGTTATTGCAAGAGTAGGGGAACTGTTCTTTATGATTATATATATAATGGCAGTTGTCGGCTTTTTACTTGTCTTATTTTCGGGACTAATTCATTTACAAAATCTAAGGCCCGTATTAGAAAACGGATTTATGCCAATTGTAAAGACGTTTCTTGGTGAAACAATCACATTTCCATTTGGTGAAATGGTTGTATTTACGATGTTACTTCCATACATTAATGATCCGAAAAAGGTAAAGATTGTTTGTATGGGCGGGATGATATTAAGTGGAATTAATATCACCATAACAGCGGTTATTAATATTGCGGCACTTGGAACGGAGCTTTTTGTGAGAGCAAATTTCCCGCTGTTAACCACCATTAGTAAAATCCGAATAGCTGAATTTATCGAACGGCTGGATGTGTTCTTTATGCTTTATCTAATTGTAGGCGGTTTCTTTAAGATTACGTTATATTTCTATGCGGGAGTTGCGGGAGCAGCAGATATATTCAAATTTGATAAACTCCGAAACCTCAGTGTTCCACTAGGGGCCTTTGTTCTATTTTCCTCAGTAACAATTGCATCTAATTATGCGGAGCACATAAAAGAAGGACTTCGTATCGTACCAATTTATTTACATTGGCCATTTCAAATTATAATTCCGTCGATGCTACTGGTGGTTGCCTTTTTTCGGAATCGGAAAAAGAAAGCAAGCTAA
- a CDS encoding Ger(x)C family spore germination protein — protein sequence MKKCINTILILLLLLPVLSGCWNQKELTDLAFVMALGIDKGKEKKFNLSFQLVNPSNVSSGQTGGGNGLPIAVYKSSGDTITEAARNATKKVSRRLYYAHTNVVVISEEVAKESLLYVLDALDRDPEFRTTTELVIARGSKAEDIVTTLTILDRLPVTKITKQIKFSESMLGENISLNIDDFLIGLLSKGKQPIANGYRLVGDKPKARKAENLQKTTTDAFLQSDGLAVFNKGILRGWINHDKARGIVWVLDKVQSTDININWEGKKNALSIAPIRSKTKVSVRIVNDKPIINVKNENEGWISEANTAIDLDNPEIIAQIEKLTEKEITRQIRASVKEAQKLKSDILGFGEKVHIENPPLWKKIQGNWDEEFADLQVNVHVDSYIRRQGIRTKPFWSNMQQ from the coding sequence ATGAAAAAATGTATAAATACTATACTAATTTTGCTTTTGCTTTTACCTGTTCTTAGTGGATGCTGGAATCAGAAGGAATTGACGGACCTGGCTTTTGTTATGGCATTGGGAATTGACAAAGGTAAGGAAAAGAAATTTAATTTGTCTTTTCAACTTGTGAATCCAAGCAATGTCTCATCTGGTCAAACAGGTGGAGGTAACGGACTGCCCATTGCAGTTTATAAAAGCTCTGGGGATACGATCACTGAAGCGGCAAGAAATGCTACCAAGAAGGTTTCAAGAAGGCTGTATTATGCACATACAAACGTGGTGGTCATAAGCGAAGAGGTAGCAAAGGAAAGCTTGCTATATGTGCTGGATGCGTTGGACCGGGATCCTGAATTTCGAACCACAACAGAATTAGTCATAGCGAGAGGTTCAAAAGCAGAGGATATAGTAACGACGTTGACTATTTTGGACCGACTTCCAGTAACTAAAATTACAAAGCAAATTAAATTCTCAGAATCTATGCTTGGTGAAAATATAAGCTTAAATATTGACGATTTTCTTATTGGATTACTTAGTAAGGGGAAACAGCCCATTGCAAATGGTTATAGGCTTGTTGGCGACAAACCAAAAGCAAGGAAAGCTGAAAATCTTCAAAAGACCACAACCGATGCTTTTCTTCAATCTGATGGCTTAGCCGTTTTTAATAAGGGAATATTACGGGGCTGGATCAACCATGACAAAGCACGTGGTATTGTATGGGTTCTCGATAAAGTACAAAGTACGGATATTAATATTAACTGGGAAGGAAAGAAAAATGCGCTTTCCATTGCACCCATTCGTTCTAAAACAAAGGTTTCTGTTCGTATTGTGAATGACAAACCGATAATTAATGTAAAGAATGAGAATGAAGGGTGGATTAGCGAAGCCAATACGGCAATAGATTTAGATAATCCAGAAATCATCGCTCAAATTGAAAAATTAACGGAGAAGGAAATAACCAGGCAGATCCGAGCCTCGGTGAAGGAAGCGCAAAAGTTAAAGTCAGATATTTTAGGATTTGGTGAAAAGGTTCACATAGAAAATCCTCCTTTATGGAAGAAAATACAAGGAAATTGGGATGAAGAATTTGCAGATTTACAAGTGAATGTCCATGTAGATTCTTATATTCGCAGACAAGGAATTCGAACAAAGCCATTTTGGTCAAATATGCAGCAATAG